From Drosophila suzukii chromosome 2R, CBGP_Dsuzu_IsoJpt1.0, whole genome shotgun sequence, a single genomic window includes:
- the LOC108018766 gene encoding uncharacterized protein isoform X1 produces the protein MLAAPLVKIFVQCAPLLESMCNANPQYCCVFIGVVAILSGFIEGGYKVYQLATLSLSYMALAMVLAWALIIMAAVLLILGAIKKIRFLLLIWIIVSLVCGVALIILKTVIYACYFSYNPDIAYHIFGASYIILFVLLLFLFLYFPYAYRRQLEDELYE, from the exons atgctgGCTGCTCCACTCGTGAAAATATTCGTTCAATGCGCACCCCTTCTGGAATCG ATGTGCAATGCAAACCCCCAGTACTGCTGCGTCTTTATCGGAGTGGTGGCGATTCTTTCAGGATTTATCGAAGGAGGATACAAAGTCTACCAACTAG CCACTCTTAGTTTGAGTTATATGGCCCTGGCAATGGTGTTGGCCTGGGCTCTCATTATCATGGCCGCAGTACTTCTGATTCTAGGTGCTATTAAG AAAATCCGCTTTCTCTTGCTTATCTGGATAATAGTCTCACTGGTTTGCGGAGTTGCTCTGATCATTTTAAAAACTGTAATATATGCCTGCTATTTTTCCTATAATCCTGATATAGCCTATCACATTTTTGGAGCCAGTTACATAATATTGTTCGTAT TATTACTGTTTTTATTCCTGTACTTCCCATATGCGTATAGGCGTCAACTGGAAGATGAGCTATACGAATAA
- the LOC108018781 gene encoding dynein light chain roadblock-type 1, giving the protein MEVAELDPKRTKSYVEEVFRKVKEKPGVEDILIMNHSGVPVKTSMDRQESLQYACLYDNLREKCQAFLSKLEPAQTLTFLRVRTKYHEVLITPDAKITVLVVQNAKDTFINMNASH; this is encoded by the exons ATGGAGGTAGCAGAGCTTGAT CCAAAACGCACTAAAAGTTATGTGGAGGAAGTATTTCGAAAAGTAAAGGAAAAGCCTGGCGTGGAGGACATATTGATCATGAACCACTCAGGTGTTCCGGTAAAAACATCCATGGATCGTCAGGAGAGCCTGCAGTATGCCTGTCTATACGATAACTTGCGGGAAAAGTGCCAGGCATTCCTATCCAAATTGGAGCCAGCTCAAACTTTGACCTTCTTGAGAGTTCGTACCAAATACCATGAAGTGCTCATCACGCCGGATGCCAAGATCACCGTTCTAGTGGTCCAAAATGCCAAAGACACTTTCATTAATATGAACGCCTCACACTAA
- the LOC118877058 gene encoding uncharacterized protein: protein MCRKDKAHIWFIIVGIVCVATLIGLLRYVFNLSTFDIIFLAPIVLVIGFAYTIKLMVDVEYIHLALLAILAIPLSCMFLFVFKLQKFVKDWRSSRIFWKIGNILFLTFLIGKKLICILDI, encoded by the exons ATGTGTCGTAAAGATAAAGCGCATATTTGGTTTATTATAGTGGGTATTGTTTGCGTGGCCACTTTAATAGGACTTTTGAGATATG TTTTTAACCTCAGCACATTTGATATTATTTTCCTTGCTCCGATTGTTTTGGTTATTGGATTTGCGTATACAATAAAACTGATGGTCGACGTG GAATACATTCATTTAGCACTGCTGGCCATCTTGGCCATACCACTTAGCTGTATGtttctatttgtttttaagcTACAAAAATTTGTAAAGGACTGGAGATCTTCTAGAATTTTTTGGAAGATTGgaaacattttgtttttgacATTTCTAATAGGTAAGAAATTAATTTGTATCCTCGATATTTAA
- the LOC139352181 gene encoding uncharacterized protein — MCCNVNHQYCCVFIGVLAIILGLLEVGFKSDELAHSDWVANSSWNSLMLTCIISWVFMILAAVALIVGAIRKDRKLLLTWILVALLFGVGLIIMKIIIFSCFLFKHNEESHQLLFGSLTIINILLVFLFVYYPYAYMRELEQEQYE; from the exons ATGTGCTGCAATGTGAACCACCAGTATTGTTGTGTCTTTATCGGAGTGTTGGCGATTATTTTAGGACTCCTGGAAGTAGGATTCAAGTCCGACGAGTTAG cgCATTCGGATTGGGTTGCTAATTCTAGCTGGAATAGTTTGATGTTGACATGCATTATATCCTGGGTCTTCATGATTTTAGCCGCAGTTGCTCTCATTGTAGGCGCTATAAGG AAAGACCGCAAGTTATTGCTTACCTGGATATTAGTCGCATTGCTTTTCGGAGTGGGTCTGATTattatgaaaataataatattttcatgCTTCCTTTTTAAACATAATGAAGAAAGTCATCAACTTCTTTTTGGCAGTTTGACGATAATTAACATAT TATTGGTATTTTTATTCGTCTACTATCCTTATGCATATATGCGCGAACTGGAGCAAGAGCAGTACGAATGA
- the LOC108018780 gene encoding uncharacterized protein, producing MCLRKNQRPFCILLALVTIIWGLTEIIYGSFLLAEEGINNWLLAAVVAWTPILIASIFLILGALKKIPRFLLVWIIVSLVCGIALIIIKTGLLIYLHECQVINDIVTAISNIIFLLLVYVWAFYPYAYMRDMKEQLLE from the exons ATGTGCCTAAGAAAAAACCAAAGGCCTTTTTGCATTCTATTGGCATTAGTGACGATAATTTGGGGACTTACGGAGATCATATACGGTTCCTTCCTTTTAG ccgAGGAAGGTATAAATAATTGGTTGCTGGCGGCAGTCGTGGCCTGGACTCCCATTCTCATTGCCTCGATTTTTCTGATTCTAGGCGCACTTAAA AAAATTCCTCGTTTCCTGCTGGTCTGGATAATAGTTTCGTTGGTATGCGGAATAGCTCTGATTATTATAAAGACGGGATTGTTGATATATTTGCATGAATGTCAAGTAATTAACGATATTGTAACTGCCATTTCGAATATCATCTTTTTAT TGCTGGTCTATGTTTGGGCATTCTACCCCTATGCATACATGCGAGACATGAAAGAACAACTGTTGGAATAA
- the LOC108018766 gene encoding uncharacterized protein isoform X2, whose product MLAAPLVKIFVQCAPLLESMCNANPQYCCVFIGVVAILSGFIEGGYKVYQLATLSLSYMALAMVLAWALIIMAAVLLILGAIKKIRFLLLIWIIVSLVCGVALIILKTVIYACYFSYNPDIAYHIFGASYIIFITVFIPVLPICV is encoded by the exons atgctgGCTGCTCCACTCGTGAAAATATTCGTTCAATGCGCACCCCTTCTGGAATCG ATGTGCAATGCAAACCCCCAGTACTGCTGCGTCTTTATCGGAGTGGTGGCGATTCTTTCAGGATTTATCGAAGGAGGATACAAAGTCTACCAACTAG CCACTCTTAGTTTGAGTTATATGGCCCTGGCAATGGTGTTGGCCTGGGCTCTCATTATCATGGCCGCAGTACTTCTGATTCTAGGTGCTATTAAG AAAATCCGCTTTCTCTTGCTTATCTGGATAATAGTCTCACTGGTTTGCGGAGTTGCTCTGATCATTTTAAAAACTGTAATATATGCCTGCTATTTTTCCTATAATCCTGATATAGCCTATCACATTTTTGGAGCCAGTTACATAATATT TATTACTGTTTTTATTCCTGTACTTCCCATATGCGTATAG
- the LOC108018767 gene encoding uncharacterized protein, protein MDKNETGLSNEAFYPLKKGNGEGARSKDSTERLHQTSPRVSKSTSALSSHLYQGRTTFGGRSAYNRCLSALLLAKKSQHTFGRVLKFGERSMVRPGPFDKGQVSKPVETSPDLKSLKRRRLYAVNKNSQEMMRHQSNVTSKTLEHSCKESPKEEKSLKSDDLQPIHSEDSLAIKPQGQRFSFTKPISLKSFKLNRSYIFSPPIFFKIRV, encoded by the coding sequence ATGGACAAGAATGAAACCGGATTGTCTAATGAAGCTTTTTATCCCTTAAAGAAGGGAAATGGCGAGGGAGCCAGGAGCAAAGATTCCACCGAGCGACTACACCAAACTTCACCCAGGGTCTCGAAATCGACCTCCGCACTAAGTTCTCATCTTTACCAGGGACGCACGACCTTTGGCGGTAGATCAGCGTACAACCGCTGTTTGAGTGCTCTGCTCTTGGCTAAGAAATCGCAACACACTTTCGGTCGGGTCCTTAAGTTTGGAGAAAGATCGATGGTAAGACCTGGACCTTTTGACAAAGGTCAAGTCTCCAAGCCGGTGGAAACGTCACCTGATTTGAAAAGCTTAAAGCGTCGTCGCCTTTATGCTGTTAACAAGAATTCGCAGGAAATGATGCGGCACCAGAGCAACGTGACTTCAAAAACTTTAGAGCACTCTTGCAAGGAGTCTCCCAAGGAAGAGAAGTCACTGAAGTCAGACGATCTCCAACCAATCCATTCCGAAGACTCTTTAGCCATTAAGCCGCAAGGACAAAGATTTTCCTTTACGAAGCCTATCTCACTGAAGTCGTTTAAACTAAACCGCAGTTACATTTTTTCGCCgccgattttttttaaaataagagTCTGA